Below is a genomic region from Medicago truncatula cultivar Jemalong A17 chromosome 3, MtrunA17r5.0-ANR, whole genome shotgun sequence.
accgAACTGAATAAAAAACTGAACTGCACCGAAAAGAACCAAATTGTGACGGATAGTTCAGACTGAATTGAATTGGTTCAGTTTGTAAACTTCCTGTCACAGTTTGGATCTTTTTGGCGTGGTTTGGTGTAGGAGTTCCTAATATGACTGAACACCAAGCCTGTAATTGCAAACTTGGCTTAagcattttcaaattaaaatgcAAACAACAGTACATATTACCTCGCATGTTCAGATAAAATGAAGAACATTGTTGTTGACTTGCAATAAATAGTGTGAGCTTAACACTACAGGAAAACGTAGTGATATCTTTTTGAATTGCTCACTAAAATACATTGCAGCCTTTGTAGGCAGGCTTATATGTAGTTCTGATCCAGGATATAATATAGTTATGTTTATGAGATGTTGGTTGTGATATTCATTTACATCATTCATTTGGAAATCTCTTATAGTTTAAGAAATTGTaatcatttaagaaaatgaaatttcatGTCAGCTTATAAGATTGTTGTAGGCATTTTGTGATATGTGGTTTTATGGTCACAGTAACTTGAGTGCAAAGTTTGATATGTTGCAGTGATTATTATCTATGCAGTCTGGACCTGATGAGAGAACTATTCCTGGCAATACCGTTGCTGTACAGGCAGATATGCCATTCGGTGGTCTAACATCTTTTGGCACTGCTTTTTTGTCCAAATTCGAGTGTTCTACAATGCCTCATCCTGTAAGTTTCTctagaaaaaattggaaaaaagatatcaattgatttttgttgttgagtttaATAACAAGGCAATAAAGAAGTTTTACACGTTTGTTCAATCATATTTCACCAGTGTCGTgtcataatattattttgtaaagTATCTCCAAATTCTATAAGGAGAAAAGCAACAATCACATTGATCATATGATTTTATCGTGTTAGTATATagttatttaattctttttgttttgtagcATTTGGAACTcacttttttttctcatttgtcCGAAGCTACTAGAGCACATTACATTTGTGGACAGCCCTGGAGTTCTATCAGGAGAAAAGCAACGATTAGAGAGATCATATGATTTTACCGGCGTAACATCTTGGTTTGCTGCTAAGTCTGATATAATACTCCTCCTATTTGATCCTCACAAGCTTGATATCAGCGACGAGTTCAAACGTGTGATAACATCCCTAAAGGGGCATGATGATAAAATTAGAGTGGTTTTGAACAAGGCAGACCAAGTTGATACTCAACAAGTAAGATAACATTAAGCAATTAATCTTCTATTTGTTGGCCTAGCAATATTTTTGAAACATAGTTAGGAATTAGGATGAAtctaatttatataaaattatgtgCCCTAATGTTGCAGTTAATGAGAATTTATGGTGCTTTAATGTGGTCACTTGGGAAAGTGTTCAATATTCCAGAAATCATGCGGGTGTATATAGGGTATGTCACTTCATATATGTCATGTGCACACATTCTCTACCATAAATCTTGAAATGTTATCTTTGACCAATGGCATAGCTGCTAATCATATAAGTGTCTATGTATAAGATAtttctataattaaatataaaataaagtcactATTTTCGTATAAGCTTAAGTTGTTTTCGTAAACTATCTTTTAGAGCTTTTGGAAATAAGATGGTAGCAATTTATGGACAGGTCATACGCAAACAGTCtcataagtgcttatgccaCTATTTATGCGCATATAAATCAATCCGAACAGGCCCAAgattttcttaattattattgaCTTTTCTCAGCTACTTTGTGCACattcatataaatttatatGTGATCCAAATCTTGTGACATTGACTTATATTGGCAGATCCTTCAATGACCAGCCTGTAAACAACATTGGTGTACTCGGAAATGAACTCTTTGAAAGAGAACAGGAAGACCTTCTTACAGATCTAAAAGATATACCAAAGAAGGCTTGTGATCGTAAAGtaagtttttcatttgattaaaatttttaatcataataatTTGCTCAACGTAAATACTACATAcatgtgcattttttttagctaaatttTCTTAAGAGATCATTTGTGGAATCAGTTTTAAAGTTGAGAATGAACCACAGAAGATTGAAAGATAATTGGCATGTGGATGAAATAATAATGATTTCAGAATACTTTTTTAGTTTATGTGGTGGGAAAACATTGATAAAAGGATAGATGTCCTTACCGCATTTAGTACCATGTTATGCAAATTTTCGTAGTGTTATTGATTTCATAGCTGTTGTGTATCCAATCTCTAGAATTTCAGCTTAAAGTTAAGTAACTACTCATGTTTTGttatgtaaaaaaaactaattatgttttgttttatctatctgttttcttaagaaattaATATGGGAGGGGGAATGATATTTTATTCACTGTGAAGGGGTAGACAACCAATGTGCTAGCATCCATCAAAGTTTGAACTGAACTCTGCCTCTTTAGATTACATGCTAAGCAGTTACCACTATGCTaacatttgatatttttattttatctactGAAGTTACATTTCTTTGTAATTAAGATAACACTTGTACATGTAGATCAATGAATTTGTAAAACGAGCTCGAGCTGCCAAAATACATGCATATATTATCAGTCATCTGAAAAAGGAAATGCCTATCGTGATAGGGAAAGCTAAAGCTCAACAAAAACTCATTGATAACCTGGAGGTGGAATTTGCAAAggtataaattcatcaacaactctCTAATTTCTCACGTATTGTTATGATATTgataaagaatgaaaattgaaacacGTGTAACAGGTACAAAGGGAGTTCCATCTCCCTGCCGGAGACTTTCCAAATGTTGATCATTTCAAAGAGGTGTTGAGTGTTTATAACATCGACAAGTTTGAGAAATTGAAACCGAAAATGATACAAGATGTGGATGACATGCTTGCTCATGACATACCTAATCTCTTAAAGACTTTTAGAAATTCATAAGTTTGCAAGATCAAAGGACTAGTACAAAAGTATGGATCCGGATCCATTTTAAAGACATTCTAATCTCTTGTATCATGTATCATGTGGTGCATATTTTGCAAAACTATGCATGCAGGCACAATAATGTACTTTTTCAACAGACAACTCATTCAATGGTAACCAAAAAAACCTTTATATTTACAAATTACCCATATTTCTctatataattttcattttcgaAAGAGCTTAATGGCGAAACTCAcatgtaaaatattaaaaagtggGAAATTGCGGATTCAAACCTGCATCttaacatatcaaatgtctCTACAACTAATATCTAAGTTGAACTTACTAAGCTCATACTTCTCTATACTAGTATAAAGGATGTTAGGCCAAGAGAGAATGTATATGTTGCTAAAATTGACTTTCTAAAAAAGAGGTCTATTATGACAATACTCATATATACACTTGTGatgaaatatcattttataagctACCATGTTATTGGTATGAAGTTTTCACATCCATTTATCTAATCTGTTTGAGAACCTTTGAAGCACACAAGTAGGATGAACACACATCTATGAcattgcttgttaaaaaaaattgtatatttattaattattgagtaatattttaatagttttccaactaaaaatgatgagttgcaccactaaaaattattaaatattttcctGTGAAGAACTAAATGCTAAATCTTGTTTGAgacaacataaaacaaatttgaaatataAGAGACACATACTGACCAATTATAATTTGTAGATTTTGAATATCTTCAATTTTAAAGTTTCTATATTttaacagcttaatatcaatttgGTCCATAAATTTATCTAGTTGCCATCATATTAATCTTTAGGCTTTAGCATATTCTTTAAACgattaatacaaataaaattcgATAGaataaaagactttttaaacTATTCATAAAGTAAGAAATCTATTTAAGAACACCctataaattctttttaaaaaaaacaccttataaattcaaaaactaaattgGGGGTTTCTTCTAGAATTCTCCAAGGTTTAAAAACCCTATTAAACccacaacacaaaaaaaaaaaaaaaaaaaaaaaaaaaattgtcgtttctaaTTTTTTCCAACCACAAACACTTGCACACCGACTCTTAACCCGACCCGATACagttttctctttctttctttccaagcAAATTTTCCATCATTTATTTTCCCTTCACTTTCTCTCCGTTCATAACATTTTCCTCTATTTCATAAACCCTTTCCCTCTCCAATCCCAATTCCAACCCTAATTTTCCTtccaatttcttcttcttcagccATGTCCGTTTATAGGGTACTTTCTCGAGCTTCCAGAACCTTCACGCTTCTCTCTGCTTCGCATAAGCCACAACCTCTTTCCACCAATTTCTTCCATCAATTCAGTACCTTTCCTCATCAATTGCCCAATAAGGTATCTCCCTCGTAattctgaataaaaaaaattaatttttcgtAATTTTGTGCTGTAGGGTTTtattagggttttagggtttagtgAAATAAcctaaaaccctaaattttccttttctattttgtcaAATTCTGGCTATGAATTATTGaattaagtttaaattttttgcagcctaacttataatttttgttttttgatgttTTGGGTATGAATTGTTGAATTAAGTCTAAAAGTGTTGTACCATAAATTCcctttatctatttttttgatGTTTTGGCTATGAATTATTGAACTaagtttaaatttattgttgatGTGGCACAAGTAGTAGATATTAGGTTTACTTAACTATTTGGTTGGCGTAGTTCGATCCTGGACGATGAGTATAAAAAACATACGCTGTGAGATGTAAGCCTCGTTTTTTTTGCTGGTAGATAGCCGCAATGACAATAACCACTTGAAAACTCACACACAGACACACACACAAATAGGGGATTCCGGGTCACGGCGTCCAACCTAGgaatttcggcatttgccaaTTGAGCTAGGACTTGTGAGATGTCAACCTCttaaatggatcccaataacaTGAGGGACTCTGCTGTTGTCCACAGGATACCTtgatttaccaaaaaaaaaaaagaagtataaATTTATTGTTGCTTTTTAATCACTTTATTCCTAGATTGTGTATTGCCCCTCGATTATTTGTCTGAgtaattttggttttagttatGCATTGTGAAATTCTCATTTAAGTACTATGTGTGATTTCTAATGTTTCAGCTTATTCCGATTCAAGCCAATTTGTTGTATTCTCCAATAAGTTCATCCTTGACTCCAAGATTTGGATTTTCTTCCTCGGCCTCACCTGAATCTTCAAGTGATGACCCTGCAAAAACAAGCGAAAAAGCCAAGGTAGTTGATCAGAATGAAGAAGATAAACGTGAAGGTCAAAGCAGTGAATCTGGTTAGTGTCTATTCAGAATCTTGTTTTCGATGTCAATCTGACAAAAGACAACAGAAAGTGTGGAGTTTTTAAACTgaaatgtgtttatttttttattcagatTCCGATGTAGAGATTGAATGTGATCTATCCAGAGATGAATTAATAAAGCTTGTTACTGAGAAGGAAGCACTTTTGAAGTTGAAGCACAAAGAAGTGGAGAAAATGCAAGATAAAGTTTTGCGCACCTACGCGGAGATGGAGAATGTCATGGACAGGACTAATCGCAATGCGGAGAGTTCAAAAAAATTTGCTATACAGGTctatattttgactttttatttgttttaaatcgCGGGGTATAAATCTTGCTCGTTTTCGACTCTTTGCTCAGTGTTTCTAATGTGAATGTAGAGTTTTGCCAAGAGTTTACTTGATGTTGCTGACAATTTGGGAAGAGCTTCTTCAGTTGTAAAGGACAGTTTTTCAAAAATTGAATCACCTAAAGAATCTGATCAAGCCGCACCACTCCTGAAAACACTTCTGGAAGGTGTTGAAATGACTGAGAAACAACTTGCAGAGGTAGACTGTTCTACTTTGTGCTATAGATCTTTAGTTGTTAGGTTCAAAACTAATCTATGTCCATTCTTTTCAGAGCCATTTGTgtgatcaattttatttttgtttcgtgTTCACCTTCCATTACATTTTTCCACATTTATATGGTTTTCTAGTTTAACGATAGAAAAATAAGTGGATTCTGAAGgtttgattgtgtttttcttttcgtCTTTAGAAGTTAAGAAGAGAATAAAAGAAAACTAGGAAATTGCAAGTTGCGTTTGATTGTCTCATGCATCCATGAACATAGCAATATGCTTTGATAATTTATTGATGTGATCATTCTATTTAAGAGAAAGTGTT
It encodes:
- the LOC25489040 gene encoding EH domain-containing protein 1, with translation MSIYRVLSRSSRTFTLLSSSHSLLKPQPFSTTFFHQFSSFPHQSPNEIFKFQHSEIIDGLKRLYIQKLMPLEVTYRFNDFVSPLLTDSDFDAKPMVLLLGQYSTGKTTFIKHMLQNSYPGAHIGPEPTTDKFVVVMSGPDERTIPGNTVAVQADMPFGGLTSFGTAFLSKFECSTMPHPLLEHITFVDSPGVLSGEKQRLERSYDFTGVTSWFAAKSDIILLLFDPHKLDISDEFKRVITSLKGHDDKIRVVLNKADQVDTQQLMRIYGALMWSLGKVFNIPEIMRVYIGSFNDQPVNNIGVLGNELFEREQEDLLTDLKDIPKKACDRKINEFVKRARAAKIHAYIISHLKKEMPIVIGKAKAQQKLIDNLEVEFAKVQREFHLPAGDFPNVDHFKEVLSVYNIDKFEKLKPKMIQDVDDMLAHDIPNLLKTFRNS
- the LOC25489041 gene encoding grpE protein homolog 2, mitochondrial, whose product is MSVYRVLSRASRTFTLLSASHKPQPLSTNFFHQFSTFPHQLPNKLIPIQANLLYSPISSSLTPRFGFSSSASPESSSDDPAKTSEKAKVVDQNEEDKREGQSSESDSDVEIECDLSRDELIKLVTEKEALLKLKHKEVEKMQDKVLRTYAEMENVMDRTNRNAESSKKFAIQSFAKSLLDVADNLGRASSVVKDSFSKIESPKESDQAAPLLKTLLEGVEMTEKQLAEVLKKHGVEKYDPTNEPFDPNRHNAIFQIPDASKPPGTVGVVLKAGYMLYDRVLRPAEVGVTHEVEEDNKTDE